The following are encoded together in the Mycteria americana isolate JAX WOST 10 ecotype Jacksonville Zoo and Gardens chromosome 2, USCA_MyAme_1.0, whole genome shotgun sequence genome:
- the ARL5B gene encoding ADP-ribosylation factor-like protein 5B encodes MGLIFAKLWSLFGNQEHKVIIVGLDNAGKTTILYQFLMNEVVHTSPTIGSNVEEIVVKNTHFLMWDIGGQESLRSSWNTYYSNTEFIILVVDSIDRERLSITKEELYRMLAHEDLRKAAVLIFANKQDMKGCMTAAEISTYLTLSSIKDHPWHIQSCCALTGEGLCQGLEWMTSRIGVR; translated from the exons ATGGGCCTGATCTTCGCCAAGCTGTGGAGTCTCTTCGGCAACCAAG AGCACAAAGTAATCATAGTGGGACTTGATAATGCTGGAAAGACTACTATTCTTTACCAATT CTTAATGAATGAAGTGGTTCATACTTCTCCAACCATAGGAAGCAATGTAGAAGAAATAGTGGTGAAAAACACTCATTTCTTAATGTGGGATATTGGAGGACAAGAATCATTACGGTCATCGTGGAATACCTATTATTCAAACACAGAG TTCATCATTCTTGTTGTTGACAGCATTGATAGAGAGCGACTTTCTATTACAAAAGAAGAACTTTATAGAATGCTGGCTCATGAG GATTTACGGAAGGCTGCAGTTCTCATCTTTGCAAACAAGCAGGACATGAAAGGTTGCATGACAGCTGCTGAGATATCTACCTACCTCACCCTTAGCTCCATAAAGGATCACCCGTGGCACATTCAGTCCTGTTGTGCTTTGACAGGAGAAGG ATTATGCCAAGGCTTGGAGTGGATGACCTCCCGTATTGGAGtgagatag
- the NSUN6 gene encoding tRNA (cytosine(72)-C(5))-methyltransferase NSUN6 produces the protein MSFFPKISFQHEVEEYLTKVFRNNELITALGTQEAESKYQSLLSHLSHPPGFTTVRVNTHLASVKHVKKLLFEEIQKQFKGLCVPVLEHPKIQDILLIPVIGPRQDLKKHASEVIVGAHCGYAVLRGAHVYVPGIISTSRFMKAGDLVSVYSDIEGKCKRGAKEFEGVKVFLGNGISELSRSEIFSSSGPLNGMGIRMIERVYLSPSFDNVLPSHLFLQNLPSVVVSHILNPQPGERILDMCAAPGGKTTHLATLMRDQGEVIAMDKIANKVKKIKQNAELLQLNCIKAFCYDGIKALSVEKREDEQEGPPFLPESFDRILLDAPCSGMGQRPNMAYSSTLKEVTSYQPLQRKLFTVAVKLLKPGGVLVYSTCTITLSENEEQVAWALKTFPCLQLQPQEPHIGGEGMRGAGLSLDQLKLLQRFDPSAVTLQGMDINSLQDSREDDLISLANKDCIGFFIAKFIKSNSK, from the exons atgtcttttttccccaaaatctctTTCCAACATGAAGTTGAAGAGTATCTCACCAAAGTGTTCAGAAATAATGAG CTTATCACTGCTTTAGGTACACAGGAGGCGGAGAGTAAATACCAATCTCTGTTAAGTCATCTATCTCATCCACCAGGTTTCACAACTGTTAGAGTTAATACCCACTTGGCCTCAGTGAAACATGTGAAAAAATTGCTGTTTGAAGAGATCCAGAAG caaTTTAAAGGACTATGTGTTCCAGTTCTTGAGCACCCGAAAATCCAGGACATCTTATTAATTCCTGTCATTGGACCCAG gcaagatttaaaaaaacatgcatCTGAAGTCATTGTTGGAGCCCACTGTGGATATGCAGTACTTCGAGGAGCACATGTTTATGTCCCTGGAATCATATCTACCTCAAGAT TTATGAAAGCTGGAGATCTGGTCTCAGTGTATTCAGATATTGAAGGGAAATGTAAAAGAGGAGCCAAAGAATTTGAAGGAGTCAAAGTTTTCCTTGGAAATGGGATTTCAGAACTGAGTCGCAGTGAAATCTTTAGTTCAAGTGGCCCATTGAA tggGATGGGCATAAGAATGATAGAGCGAGTCTACCTTAGTCCTTCATTTGACAATGTGCTCCCTAGCCATTTGTTTTTACAG AACTTGCCTTCTGTGGTTGTGAGCCATATTTTAAACCCTCAACCAGGAGAGAGAATTTTGGATATGTGTGCTGCACCTGGAGGAAAAACAACCCATCTTGCAACATTAATGCGTGACCAG ggtgAAGTAATAGCCATGGACAAGATAGCTAACAAGGtcaaaaaaattaagcagaatgCTGAATTGCTACAGCTGAATTGCATTAAGGCCTTTTGCTATGATGGAATAAAGGCACTTTCAGTTGAGAAGAGAGAGGATGAACAAG AAGGACCTCCATTCTTACCAGAGTCATTTGATCGAATTCTTCTTGATGCTCCGTGTAGTGGGATGGGACAGAGACCAAACATGGCTTATTCCTCAACTTTAAAGGAAGTGACCTCTTATCAGCCGCTACAGCGCAAGCTTTTCACTGTG GCAGTAAAATTGCTGAAGCCAGGAGGTGTTTTAGTATACAGTACATGTACAATTACACTCTCTGAAAATGAGGAGCAAGTTGCTTGGGCCCTGAAAACTTTTCCATGCCTCCAGCTTCAGCCACAG GAACCTCACATTGGAGGAGAAGGCATGAGGGGAGCTGGACTGTCGCTTGATCAGTTGAAGCTGCTGCAGAGATTTGATCCGTCTGCTGTGACGTTGCAAGGAATGGATATTAATTCTTTGCAAGATTCCAGGGAAGATGACCTGATTTCACTGGCAAATAAGGACTGTATAGgattttttattgcaaaatttaTTAAATCGAACAGTAAATAA